The genomic region CTGGTGAATTTAATTTGGCCGTGGGATTTGTGGTGGACGCAAAAACTCGACGGCGTGCGGGAAGAGATCCGCACCTCTCTTCCGAAGTGGATCGAAGCATTGGCGGAAGTCGAGGCGGGCGTCGCGATCGCGCAGTATTCTGAGGCCTTGGTCGCGGGCAGTTGGCCGGAGTTTAGGACTTCCGGTCCCGCCATCGTCGCGCGGGGTTTACGTCATCCACTCTTGGCTCCGGACGTGGCGATCGGCAACGATTTAGAACTGGATGAAACGACCCGGACGCTTCTTTTGACCGGTTCGAATATGTCGGGCAAATCGACGTTTTTAAGAACCGTCGGCGCAAACTTCCTGTTGGCGCGCGCGGGGGCCCGCGTACCGGCGAAGGAGTTGATCGCCTGGGATCTGGAAATCCTGACCTCGCTGAGCGCGGCGGACTCTTTACAAGAGGGGCTTTCCAGTTTTTACGCCGAGGTCGTCCGTTTGAAATCGATTTTGCAGCGAGCCGAGGGCGGCGCTCCCGTACTCTTTCTGATCGACGAGATCTTCCGTGGCACCAATAACCGCGAACGTTTGGCGGGCAGCCGCGCCTATATCGAGGCGCTCGTCCGCACGGGCGCCCGTGGAATCGTGAGCTCCCATGATCTGGAGCTCGCGCATCTGGAAGAACTCGGGGTCGGCGTCGTGAACGCGCATTTCCGTGAAACGATCGCGCAAGGGAAAATGTCTTTCACCTACCGTTTGCAAAAGGGACCCTGCCCGACGACGAACGCGTTGGAAGTCATGCGCGGTGCGGGCTTACCCGTTTCTTAGTTTTAATCGGCGCTCCAGCGGAAAAGATCGAAGGACAAACCGTAGACCTCTTGTGCGGGCGCATCTTTGACCAGGCCTTCGATTTTCTTCAGGAAGGACAAGAACTCGCGCTGGATTTTCTCACGCGTTTCCGCGTCCGCGGAAAAGGTGACGGCGAAGTTGAATTTTTCGTCGTCCGGTAGACCATGCTGCTGGCGCGTCGAGATTTGCGCGAGCAAGTTCTGGTGCGGAAGGCAGAGGGGCGACTCTTTGGGGAGGTGAAAATTGCGTTTCAGCTTTTCGAAGCCTTGCGGCGTCTTGCGCACGAAACCCATCTCGACCAGATCCTTCAACCACTGGTCCACCTGGCGCGGCGAAAGATTGAGGGCGGTCGCAAGCAAGCCCGGATCTTTGGCGTAACGTTCAACTCCTAAAAAGGCGTTGATCACCTTGTAGTAGGGGTTCAGGAAAAACCGCGTCTCGTGTCCGTCTTGGGCCTGCACGATCTCTTTTTGCAGATGCGCTTTGGACTTCAACTTTTCACGGCGGATATTTTCAAGCTTCGCTTTCAGCTTTTGTTTGCGTGGACCGCTGCCGGATCTTTCCCACTCCAGCAGGAGCAAGAGGTAATCTAGTTCCTCGTCGGCAAGACCGATCTCGTGGCCGATGGCGAAGCTTTGGTCGGCGCTCAGGTGCGCGCGCTCTTTGAAAACGTTCGTGAGGTAAGGGGGCTGGATTGAGGTTTTGTGCGCGAGCTTCTGTAAAGTGAAGCCCGGTTTGCGGGTCTTGAGGGCCTGGCATTCGCTGGCGAGGAAGGCGCGGTAGTTCCACTGGCTATAGATCGACACGGGGACCTCGTTAT from Pseudobdellovibrionaceae bacterium harbors:
- a CDS encoding TIGR02147 family protein, producing the protein MSIYSQWNYRAFLASECQALKTRKPGFTLQKLAHKTSIQPPYLTNVFKERAHLSADQSFAIGHEIGLADEELDYLLLLLEWERSGSGPRKQKLKAKLENIRREKLKSKAHLQKEIVQAQDGHETRFFLNPYYKVINAFLGVERYAKDPGLLATALNLSPRQVDQWLKDLVEMGFVRKTPQGFEKLKRNFHLPKESPLCLPHQNLLAQISTRQQHGLPDDEKFNFAVTFSADAETREKIQREFLSFLKKIEGLVKDAPAQEVYGLSFDLFRWSAD